The Candidatus Manganitrophus noduliformans genome includes a window with the following:
- a CDS encoding phosphoadenosine phosphosulfate reductase family protein — MKHIVGFSGGIDSQATARWVLNRYPAEDVILLFSNAGGWEDPITPAFVAEYSMTVHPVITVESKVSDMWETPGWAEKRGYDGNAKLTYKLMCEIKGRAPSRKAQFCTEKLKLIPQKRWVEENLPDGDYERYTGVRRDESEKRKNTPLREWDTYFDCYVNHPICHWPKNMCFEFVKRHDGIFNPLYQMGFSRVGCAPCVNSGKDDILLWLQRRPEMIEKIRDFEKELGFTYFAPIVPGMKINFIDDVILWAQTSRGGRQTDLLRVLNDHPACESKYGLCE; from the coding sequence ATGAAACACATCGTCGGATTTTCAGGGGGAATCGACTCACAAGCAACCGCGCGGTGGGTGCTCAATCGTTATCCCGCGGAAGACGTGATTCTTCTCTTCTCCAATGCTGGCGGGTGGGAAGATCCAATCACCCCCGCCTTTGTGGCGGAGTATTCGATGACAGTTCATCCGGTGATTACGGTCGAATCAAAAGTCTCCGATATGTGGGAAACCCCAGGATGGGCCGAGAAACGCGGATATGACGGAAACGCGAAATTGACCTATAAGCTGATGTGCGAGATCAAGGGCCGGGCACCTTCCAGGAAGGCTCAATTTTGCACTGAAAAATTAAAGCTTATTCCACAAAAACGATGGGTGGAAGAAAACCTTCCCGACGGCGACTATGAGCGATATACCGGCGTTCGGCGCGATGAAAGCGAGAAGCGGAAAAACACTCCGCTTAGAGAATGGGACACTTATTTTGACTGTTACGTGAATCATCCAATCTGCCATTGGCCTAAGAATATGTGCTTTGAATTCGTAAAGCGCCATGACGGGATATTTAATCCGCTCTATCAGATGGGATTCTCCCGCGTCGGCTGCGCGCCGTGCGTCAATTCCGGCAAGGACGATATTCTCCTGTGGCTTCAACGGCGGCCGGAAATGATCGAGAAGATCCGTGATTTCGAGAAGGAACTCGGCTTTACCTATTTTGCTCCAATCGTTCCTGGAATGAAAATCAATTTTATCGATGATGTGATTCTGTGGGCGCAGACATCCAGGGGCGGGCGTCAAACCGATCTCCTTCGGGTGCTCAATGATCATCCGGCTTGTGAATCTAAGTATGGATTATGTGAATGA